The Bradyrhizobium sp. LLZ17 genomic sequence GCACGGATTGCACGCAGGCGAAGCGCGGGACGAAGAAGCGTTCGAACTCGCCACGACACATGCCACGAAAAGAGCCCCGCCTGGGCAGAGCCAAGCGGGGCGACAGGTTATTGGAGGCTGAGGTGCTGGGCTGCAACACCATAGCCAAGCGACCCTAGCCCGCTCAGCTTACGGCAGCCTGACAAGCGGGACGAATGGGATCCGAAACTGCCGGCGCATAGGTTGCCGTGCTGAGAGAGGCTCTCGCATCCCAATTCAGACATCCGATCGCACAACTTAGGACACAACCGTTGGCGACACTTTGAACGCACGGCAAAGCCATGGGGGAAACGTGGCGGGCCGATAGCGGGGTGCATCATGGACAGGGTAGAGCGGTCATTCGCCGCCGCGACGGCGGCTGGATTTGTGGTGTTGATCATCGGCATCGTGCTGCTGGCGCTGATGTAGGGCGCGGGCGGGGAGGCCGCTGATGAAAATCGCGAAAACAACCCCATGCAAAGTAGAATCGGGGTTGGCTCGGTCATCGTTCAAGCCGCAATTGAGGTGGTATTCTACCTTCATTGCAATCGATCCGCCCGTGGTGGCTTTTTTCGCGATTGATTGAGCTTGGGGATGAAAGAGGCCGCCCATGAGGCGGCCTTACTTCGGGATGCCGAATTCCTTAGCGGCTACCTTGGCAATTTCATTGGGATCGTGAGTGCCAAGTGCGTCAATCTCGATGATCTTGCGGGCGACGATCTCGCAGAGCGGGTCGTCGCGATCCACGAGGCTCAGGCTGCGCAACGTGAATGCAAATGCCCGATTCAGCCGTTCGAGTTGTTCCGGCTCGATCTTGCCTTCCCTGAAAAGCCGATTGATCGGCATGGCCCCTGCACCCGTGCACGCGGCACTGCGTACTTGGGGAACCTATCCTGAAATGAGGCCACTGCAAAATTCAAACTAGGTCACTAGGGTTAAAACGGCCAGCGCCGGATTTGGGTACTGGCCTGTTTCCGAGCGCAGTGGCCTGGTTTGGTTTTGGGGGTGGCCTATTTTGCGAGGTATCAAAACGCAAAGCCCTGCCGCGAGGTGGGGCTTTGTTGTCTTCGCACCCGAGCAGCGGCGCTGGGTTCTTGTGTGATGGCCGTCACTGCGGCGCACGAGCGGACGGAATATTGCTGCGACCACGGCTGCAAGAGATTGGCTCTGCAGCCCAACCAGAGAGAGTAGAACATGGATAAGCAGCAGCGCGATGTTACCGAGCTTGAATTGACGCTTGAAGACCTGAACGAAGTGAACGGCGGCGTTCGAAATAATCAGACCGAAGCCTGGGCCGCCTTTGCAGGGGGGATCCTTAAAGGTTTTATTGAGGCTGGTGGCCACCCGTCCTGCCAGTTCGGTTAGTGATCACAAAAAGAGGCCGCCTCAGTTGGCGGCCTCATTCATTTGAACACGTCGTTCTCTTCGTCGTCCTGATCGGAAGAATCTCTTTGTCGAGTTCAAGATTCTTAATCAGCTGCTCGATGCTGCTTCGCAGTTAACGGGTTCTTAACGGAGCTGTTCCGGGGAGTGGCCTGTTTCGCATTTGCGAGTGGCCCATTTCGGCGCGCGCCAAAATCCGGAAAAGAACATATTGCGAACCAAGAACAAATAGGGTACATTGCTTTTATCGACGAGCTGCCTCGCCAATCGTTTGTCCCTCAGCCGAATCCTCGCCATAAGGAGCACGACCCGATGTCCACCACTGCCCTGCGTATCGTCGAAGGATCTTCCATGGACAAGAGTAAAGCTCTCGCCGCCGCGCTCTCCCAGATCGAGCGCCAGTTCGGCAAGGGCTCGGTGATGAAGCTCGGCAAGAACGACCGTTCGATGGATGTCGAGTCGATTTCCTCGGGCTCGCTGGGGCTCGATATTGCGCTTGGGATCGGCGGACTGCCGAAGGGGCGTGTCGTCGAGATTTATGGGCCGGAATCCTCGGGCAAGACCACGCTGGCGCTGCATACGGTGGCGGAAGGGCAGAAGAAGGGTGGCATCTGCGCCTTCATCGATGCCGAGCACGCGCTCGACCCGGTCTACGCGCGCAAGCTGGGCGTCAATATCGACGAGCTTCTGATTTCGCAGCCCGACACCGGCGAGCAGGCGCTGGAAATCTGCGACACGCTGGTTCGCTCCGGCGCGGTCGATGTGCTGGTGATCGATTCGGTCGCGGCCCTGGTGCCGAAGGCCGAGCTCGAGGGCGAGATGGGCGATGCGCTGCCGGGCCTCCAGGCGCGGCTGATGAGCCAGGCGCTGCGCAAGCTGACCGCCTCGATCAACAAGTCCAACACCATGGTCATCTTCATCAACCAGATCCGGATGAAGATCGGCGTGATGTACGGCTCGCCGGAAACCACCACCGGCGGCAATGCGCTGAAATTCTACGCCTCGATCCGTCTCGACATCCGCCGCATCGGCGCGATCAAGGAGCGTGACGAGGTGGTCGGCAACACCACGCGCGTGAAGGTGGTGAAGAACAAGCTGGCGCCGCCGTTCAAGCAAGTCGAATTCGACATCATGTACGGCGAGGGCGTCTCCAAGATGGGCGAGATCCTCGATCTCGGCGTCAAGGCCGGCATCGTCGAGAAGTCCGGCGCCTGGTTCTCCTACGATAGTCAGCGCCTCGGTCAGGGCCGCGAGAACTCGAAAGCGTTCCTCAAGGCCAACCCCGACATCACCGCCAAGATCGAGACCGCGATCCGCCAGAACTCCGGCCTCATCGCCGAGCAGATTCTCGCCGGCAGCCCCGAGCGCGACGCCGATGGCGAGGAGCCGGCGGACGAGTAAAGCCTAAACACGAAGAGTGTTTCGCGAGGAGCGGGCGCTGAGGACGTTGAGTTGCCGACGTCGTCAGTGCCCGTTTCGTTTTGGCGGCTGGACCCAAATACATTCTCAGGCTGCATTGTGATGGTGGCCAAGTCTAGGCTTGGCTGATGCTTGCTAGCGCCGGTTCGTAGTCAAGGGAGCAGCCTATGCTTGTTGTTCAAACGCGGCACGCCAAAGCGCACGCGCAAATATTCGATCCTGATGGGGATCGTTCTATTGGGAATTGGTTCGATAGCCGGGATCGGCGTACTTCTCACACTGCGCTGGGATTCCCTCCCGAAGAAAAAGTAGAATCAATCGGGAAGAAAGTAGGACCGATCAGGGAGAGGGGCATGTCCCATTTGATTCTGACGACAAATGACCTTGCACCACTTCAATTGCAGCCGACGCGTTTGGCGAACGTTGTCCTTGGATTCTCTGTTCGCTTCGTCATGGACCGGCTGCCGTCCGAGGAACAGCTCATGATGGGGCTGGAGCCGCGATCGGCAAAGTACGGCAATGTCGGCGATCACTAGCTCGACGACGCTCGGCGGTGCTGGCTGAAAGATTTCGGTACACGGGATAGTGGCCTTTTCGGGCTCTGCGAAAAATTCGATTCGATTGCATTGTGGATCGATCCTCAGCCCAACGATCAACTCGTGCTTGTCTGGTTGCTCAACCTCCTTCGCCCGCACAAGGAAATCACGACGAAGCTCAGCCTGGTGCACACGGATGACGTCGTCGCGAATTATCGTGCGGAATCGTTGGCGAAATGGAAGCTGCCGGTGTTCAAAGTCACGGACGATCACGTGGCGCTGGCGAGTCGCGCCTGGAACGCCTGGCGTGCCCCGACACCTCAGTCCTGTTTCGATCTGCTGATGGAGGATTTGACGATGCTGCCGCGATTGCGGTCGGCTCTTATCGCCCTGTTCGAGGAGATGCCTGACGTATCAACAGGTCTTGGCGCGAGCGAAATGGCGATGCTCGGCTCCATCCAAGACGGGTGCACCGATCCTCAAGTGGCGCGGATGGCGGCGCGGCACCAAGAGGTCTTTGATGAGCGCGAGGCCGGCGAATTGCTGGACGATTTGGCACAGTGTCCAGCGCCGCTGATTTTCGGGCTGGGCGAGGCGCCGTTCGAAAAGGATGAAGTCGCTCGTCATCATCGCTACAGGAAGAGTCAGGTTGGTTTGACTGAGCTGGGGCGAGCGGTTGTCGCCGGCGAGGACGATTTCTGCCGCCACAACCTGATCGACCGCTGGTGGGGCGGCACGCACCTGACCAATGGACGGCTCTGACGCTGGGACCGCGAAGGCCGTTCGCTGGTTGCGCCGTAGATACGCATCAGAACTGTAGGGTTGGCAAAGGCGCGCTCTTCGCGCGCCGTGCCCACCATCTTTCCGCGAGTGTTGCAGCAATGGTGAGCACGCGTTCGCTCTTCGAGCTACGGCGGACAAGCCGCTTTGCCCACCCTACGAAACCTTCGTCTGGTCCTACTCCGCTGCCTCCGCATAATCGCTCACCGGTGGGCACGAGCACACCAGATTGCGGTCGCCGTAGACGTTGTCGACGCGGCCGACCGGGCTCCAGTATTTGTCGGTGCGCGAACTCCCCGCGGGGAAGCAGCCCTCAGCGCGGGTGTAGGCGCGGGCCCAGCTGTCGTCGGCGATGTCGTGCACCGTGTGCGGGGCGTGACGCAGCGGCGATGCTTCGATCTTGAAGCGGCCGGCCTCGACCTCGGCGATCTCCTTCCGGATCGCGATCATGGCGTCGCAGAAACGATCCAGTTCCGCTTTGGACTCCGATTCGGTCGGCTCGATCATCAACGTGCCCGGCACCGGAAAGCTCATGGTGGGCGCGTGGAAGCCGTAGTCGATCAGGCGCTTTGCGATGTCGTCGACGGTGACGCCGGACGTCGTCTTGAGCGCGCGGGGATCGACGATGCATTCATGCGCGACGCGGCCCGTTTCGTTCTTGTAGAGCACCGGGAAGTGCGCATCGAGACGCGCGGCGATGTAGTTGGCGTTGAGGATCGCGATCTCGGTCGCGCGCTTCAAGCCGTCGCCGCCCATCATCAAGATGTAGATGTAGGATATGGTGAGGATCGAAGCCGAGCCGAACGGCGCGGCCGAGACCGGGCCGACTGCCGCATCCGCTTTCGCCAAGCGATGGCGATTTTCGGGGTGTCCGGGCAGGAACGGCGCGAGATGCGCCTTCACGCCGATCGGACCCATGCCCGGGCCGCCGCCGCCATGCGGGATGCAGAAGGTCTTGTGCAGGTTGAGATGGCTGACATCGGCGCCGTAATCGCCGGGCCTGGACAGGCCGACCTGCGCGTTGAGGTTGGCGCCGTCGAGATAGACCTGACCGCCATGGCCATGGACGATCTCGCAGATCTCGCGAATGTGCTCCTCGAACACGCCATGGGTCGAGGGATAGGTGATCATGACCGCGGCGAGATCGGTCGAATGCTTCTCCGCCTTCGCCCTGAGATCATTGACGTCGACGTCGCCGTTCTTTTCGCAGGCGACCACCACCACGTCCATGCCGACCATCGCGGCCGAGGCCGGATTGGTGCCGTGGGCCGAGGAGGGGATCAGGCAGATCTTGCGATGCGCCTCGCCGCGCGCGGCATGATAGCCGCGAATGGCCAGAAGCCCGGCATACTCGCCTTGCGCGCCT encodes the following:
- the recA gene encoding recombinase RecA translates to MSTTALRIVEGSSMDKSKALAAALSQIERQFGKGSVMKLGKNDRSMDVESISSGSLGLDIALGIGGLPKGRVVEIYGPESSGKTTLALHTVAEGQKKGGICAFIDAEHALDPVYARKLGVNIDELLISQPDTGEQALEICDTLVRSGAVDVLVIDSVAALVPKAELEGEMGDALPGLQARLMSQALRKLTASINKSNTMVIFINQIRMKIGVMYGSPETTTGGNALKFYASIRLDIRRIGAIKERDEVVGNTTRVKVVKNKLAPPFKQVEFDIMYGEGVSKMGEILDLGVKAGIVEKSGAWFSYDSQRLGQGRENSKAFLKANPDITAKIETAIRQNSGLIAEQILAGSPERDADGEEPADE